The window GGGGATACGGCGGGCGCCGCCATGACGAGCGCCGCCTTCTCGGTAAACTACGGCGCAATCGGCAGCCACCTTCTGACGATCGCCCTCGTGCTCTTCGCATTCACGACGATCCTCGGCTGGAACTACTACGGCGAACGCGCAATTATCTACCTCTTCGAGCGCAAGGGCGTGCTGCCGTATCGCCTGATTTTCATCGCACTCGTCGCCTCGGGCGCATTCTTGAAGCTCGAAGCGATCTGGATCCTCGCCGACATCGTGAACGGTCTCATGGCGATTCCGAACCTCATCGCGCTCCTCCTGCTCTCAGGCGTCATCGTGCGCGAAACGAAGCTCTACATGGAATACGTCAAGCGCCATTCGAGAATCAAGCACTCGTAAAGATCGAACCGAACCAAGAAGCGCCCTCGTGATACCAAAAAGAATGGTATCATGAGGGCGCTTCTTGGTTTTTGCAAAATCAGAAGATCAGATGCGCGACGACGTAGCCTACGCAGCAGCCGGAGATGACGCCGATGAGACCGGGGATCATGAAGCTGTGGTTCAGCAGATACTTTCCGATGCGCGTCGTACCCGAGCGGTCGAAGCCGATGCACGCAAGATCCGACGGATACGTGGGCAGGAAGAAGTAACCATAGCACGCAGAGATGAACGACATGATGAGCACGGGATCGACGCCGACGTTGAGCGCCATCGGCACGACGATAGCAATGGCCGCCGCCTGCGAGTTGACAAGCTTCGACGTGAAGAAGGCTATGATGGCATAGGCCCACGGATACGCCTGCACGGTCGTGCCGAGGAACTCCTTGAGGAGCGCCATGTGTGCGCTGAAGTACGTGTTCGCCATCCAGGCGACGCCGTAGACGGAGAGCAGCGCGACCATGCCCGAGCGGAAGACCTGGCTGTTGCCGACTTCTTTCGCCTTCACCTTGCAGAAAACGAGGATGGCGGCGGCGATCAGGAGCATGATCATCTGGATGACCTCGGTCATGTCGATCGCCTTCATCTCGCCGAGCTTATCGGGAAAGTGCGGCAGAAGATCGGGATCGTTGCCAAGGATCGCGATGACGAGGATGCCGAAGAAGAAGATGAACATCGCATGGTAATACGAGCGCGGCAGTTCCTGCCCCTGCAGACTCTCCGAGTCGCCGTAGACATACTCCTTGTTCTTCGGATTCTTGATGAACTCTTGAAACGCCTCGTCCTTTTCCAGATCCTTGCCGCGGTGATAGCTCCAGAGCGCCGCGCAGATGACGCCCGTCAACGTCGCCGGGATCGTCACGCCGAGCACCTGCAGCACCGAGACGTGGTGCCCCGCCTGCGCCATGAAGGCGATGATGGAAACGACCGCGACGGAAACGGGCGAGCCGCATATTCCCATCTGCGCCGCGACGGAAGAAACCGCCATGGGGCGCTCGGGGCGGATGCCCTGCTTGATCGCCACGTCGTAGATGATGGGGAACATCGTGTAGACGACATGCCCCGTGCCGCAGAGCACCGTCAGAAGCCACGTCGTGACGGGTGCGAAGATCGTGACCTGCTTCGGGTTGTTGCGCAGGAGCTTCTCCGCGTACTTGAGCATGACCGTGAGGCCGCCCGAAGTCTGCAAAAAGCCCGCGCATGTGACAACTGCGAGAATCGTCAGCATGACGGAGATCGGCGGCACGCCCGGCTGGTAGCCGAAGACGAAGGTGTAGACGGCAAGTCCGATGCCGCTGATGACGGCAAGCCCGATGCCGCCGTGATGCACGCCAAAGAGCAGACAGCCGAGCATCACGAGAAAACCGAGAACCATTTCCATAAAGATTCCTCCTAAAATCCCACGGGAGCGGTGCAAGAAGACGCCTTCCCAAACAGCCTTGATCGGAGAAACCAAAATCCTTCCCTCCGTATGGAATTTCAGAAGCCTTGCCGATCATATAACACGATTATAATACAATAATCGTATACAGGCAACAAAAAAGGGCGCGAAAGCGCCCTGAAGAGGAAGATTTTTCCTCAATACTTGCGATGTTCCTTCACATAGTCGACGGGACGGCTCCAATCGACGTGGACGTCCGTAGCTTCCCAAAGACGCGTCAGAGCTGTCTTGAAGCTCTCGACATCGGCCGTCGGGTCGATCATTTCCTTGCTGAAATCGCGCAGATTCTCGTGCGGCACGCCAATCTCATGCTTCTCGGCCAGATATTTTTCCACAGCGCAACGGCCGTCCTCATCATCCAAGACGACGGTCGCCGCCTTCTTTTCCGCATCATATTCGATGTAGCCGAGATCCTTCTTGTACTGAATCGCTACGCTGTAAGTCGTTGACACGCTTTATCACCTTTCCTTATCTTCGTTTTTCCGCTATACTATATATACGATAGAAAATCCGCCGGCTCAGCGGCAATGTTCTCTCCATCAACACAAAGAAGGTGCTCTTCATGTATTCCGAATACCTCATGCTGCTCCTGATCCTCGCCCTCGGCATCATCGGTCACAATACGACGGTCGCCTATGCCGTCATCATCGTGCTCGTTCTGAAGCTTCTCGGACTGACGGCAATGCTCGACATCCTTTCCGTCAATGGGCTGAACTGGGGCATCGTACTCCTTTTGGCTGCCATCCTCGTGCCGATTGCGACAGGCGACGTGACCATCGCCAACATGATCGATGCCTTCAAGAGTCCCCTGGGCATAGCCGCCATCGTCTGTGGTGTTCTCGCTGCCATGGCGGGCGGCGGCGGCGTCGAGCTGCTGAAAAATGATCCGCACATCGTCGCCGCACTCATCATCGGCACGATCATCGGCGTGTGCTTCTTCAAGGGTGTCGCCGTCGGGCCTCTGATCGCGGGCGGCATGACCTACGCACTAATGAAGCTTTTCGCCTCTATCAAATAGCTCGCTCACCTCAGCCAAGCTGCATCCCGGCACATTCTCACTACCTAAATCATACGGCTTTCATTCCAGCAATTTGCGCATCGCCTTGGCATTTTCCTTGGCGGTGCGCTTCTTGTCGTAGAGGGCGACCGCCTTGTCCTGTTCTGCCTCATCCTTTGCGAGCACAAGCTCGACGCGCTCGCCGAGGATGCGTTTCGCCTGGCGTAGCACAAGCTCCATTGAGGAATCACTCGCAACGATCACATACGTTCGCGCGAGGTCGCTGTGCGCCGCGTGCAGGAGTTCCGCTACCGACGGGCATTCCTCGCGCCTGCCCGGCACGATGACGTTCGCGCCGAGTTCCGTCAAGCGCAGGCCGCGCGCTGCATCCGACGCGACGGCGAGGAGCGCGACGGGCAGCAGCGACTCATAGTCCGCCGTCAAGGCATGCGCCTCCGCCATGTCTGTCACACGGAACGACTGCAGCTTGCCCCAGCCGATCGCCTGCTCGACGACGGCGCCCGGATGATCGGTGTGCACATGGACGAGCAGGGAGCGCTCATCGTGCACAACGGCGACGAAGCGGCAATCCTCCTGCAGGCGATGCTCGACGTCACGCGCACGCGCCTTGCTTCCGACGATACGAAACGTCACGCAGTACGGGCGCACGAGGTCGCGGCGCGGGTCGGGAATCGAAAGCCGATCTTCTCCCATACCGAGCGACAGGCTCACAGCCGGCGAGACGAAGTGCCCATCGAGTCCCTTCATACAACCCTGCAAAAACGTCTGCATGACGAGCGCACCCGGCTCTTCGCGCTTTTCCTCCGCCAGAGCCTTCCGTCCCTCGTCAATCGCCGTCTGCAGGATCTCTGCGATCGGAAGGTTTGCGCGCACCGCATGGTACGCGCCCTTCGCCACTGCCTTGGCGGCGGCGACAAGCACCGTTTCCACTGTCGGAGGCAGTACGCGCTGCGCGTAGAGAATGCCGTACTGGAACGCCTTGCCGAATTCTGACGAAGTCGCGTCATTCTTTCCCGACAGCCCCTTCGCGATGCCGCGCAGGAGCTGTGCGAGCACGACGCCCGACGTACCTCGCGCGCCGAGCACCGCCGCACTCGCTACACGCCTCGCAAGGCCACCGATGCTCTCATCTTTCACGTCGACGAGCGGCATGACCGCCGCGCCCATCGTGCGCAGCACATGCGTACCCGGAAGCGCTGAGCGCTCCCCCTGCCTCTTTCTTGAAAGCGCGTCAATGCCCTCATATTCCAGAAGAAACTCCCCGTAAGCGCCGCTCAACATGCGTTTGAAATCGCTTCCCGTAATGACTTCTCGATTGCCCGTCATAGGATCCCTTCTCTCCATTTAAATAATTTGTAGAAAATTTCCTGCAAGAAACAGGATTCTTTTATAGTATTCGCGAAATAAGAGAATTAACCTTCTATAAAACTTCAATAAATCCATTTCCGCAATTAATTTACCATGAAAGTCCAAGAAGTCAAGCCCAGAGGGCGCAGACTGATTGGCTCTTTCATGTAAGGGCGGCGCACAACGTCCACGAAGCGGACGTTGTGCGTGCAGTTTAGCGCGAAAGGCGCAGGAGAAGCACTGGCAAATGCCTGCGCCGTGCGGAAGCGAGAAGAGCAAAGGAGTCATTCGATGCCTAGAACAAGAAAGACCTCGGCGAAAACAAAAGAACTGAAAGGCCTCGCCACGGAAGCCATTGTTTCCGAAGCCGCCTCAGGCGAGAGCATCCCTCCAAGCGAAACGGAA of the Selenomonas sputigena genome contains:
- a CDS encoding anaerobic C4-dicarboxylate transporter — translated: MEMVLGFLVMLGCLLFGVHHGGIGLAVISGIGLAVYTFVFGYQPGVPPISVMLTILAVVTCAGFLQTSGGLTVMLKYAEKLLRNNPKQVTIFAPVTTWLLTVLCGTGHVVYTMFPIIYDVAIKQGIRPERPMAVSSVAAQMGICGSPVSVAVVSIIAFMAQAGHHVSVLQVLGVTIPATLTGVICAALWSYHRGKDLEKDEAFQEFIKNPKNKEYVYGDSESLQGQELPRSYYHAMFIFFFGILVIAILGNDPDLLPHFPDKLGEMKAIDMTEVIQMIMLLIAAAILVFCKVKAKEVGNSQVFRSGMVALLSVYGVAWMANTYFSAHMALLKEFLGTTVQAYPWAYAIIAFFTSKLVNSQAAAIAIVVPMALNVGVDPVLIMSFISACYGYFFLPTYPSDLACIGFDRSGTTRIGKYLLNHSFMIPGLIGVISGCCVGYVVAHLIF
- a CDS encoding DUF441 domain-containing protein, with product MYSEYLMLLLILALGIIGHNTTVAYAVIIVLVLKLLGLTAMLDILSVNGLNWGIVLLLAAILVPIATGDVTIANMIDAFKSPLGIAAIVCGVLAAMAGGGGVELLKNDPHIVAALIIGTIIGVCFFKGVAVGPLIAGGMTYALMKLFASIK
- a CDS encoding DAK2 domain-containing protein, producing the protein MTGNREVITGSDFKRMLSGAYGEFLLEYEGIDALSRKRQGERSALPGTHVLRTMGAAVMPLVDVKDESIGGLARRVASAAVLGARGTSGVVLAQLLRGIAKGLSGKNDATSSEFGKAFQYGILYAQRVLPPTVETVLVAAAKAVAKGAYHAVRANLPIAEILQTAIDEGRKALAEEKREEPGALVMQTFLQGCMKGLDGHFVSPAVSLSLGMGEDRLSIPDPRRDLVRPYCVTFRIVGSKARARDVEHRLQEDCRFVAVVHDERSLLVHVHTDHPGAVVEQAIGWGKLQSFRVTDMAEAHALTADYESLLPVALLAVASDAARGLRLTELGANVIVPGRREECPSVAELLHAAHSDLARTYVIVASDSSMELVLRQAKRILGERVELVLAKDEAEQDKAVALYDKKRTAKENAKAMRKLLE